DNA from Candidatus Macondimonas diazotrophica:
ATTCCCCCAATGGGGAGTCTTTGGAATTTGTCTATCCTTACGGCGCCGTCAAAAAACAATCTTCTAGTTTGGTTGTCCATAAAAGAAAAACATTCGAACTGGCTGTTACGCCGGAACACAGAATGTTTAGCCTTCGGCGGACCACAGGGAACAGTTGGCAGCCTCATGTTGACACCGCAATTGAATGGGTCGGCGAATACGCCGCGCACAGGAGGATACCCCAAGCTGGTTATCTCTCAGAAGATTCCAGGTCCGACGTCCTTAAAGAAGAGGCGGCTTTAATAGCCTTCTATGTAGCAGACGGGCATCGTCCTAAAACAGGGAATAAGGTCCAATTCCATTTCAGGAAAGAACGGAAAGCTGAGTTTGTAACAAGATGTCTGAACACTCTCGGCATCGAGTATACAGAATCAAGATATGATAGAGATATTGTTATTAAATTCGATCCACCGCATTGGGTGGATGACTGCTATTGTGAAACAGAGAAAAAATATCCAGATTTTATCTGGAACATGCCGAGCGATGTCTTTTGTCATTTTCTGGAGGCAGTCCTCTTGGCAGATGGGTGTGTCTCCAACAACGAAATTAACACCACGAGTTCTATAGCCGCCAATCAACTACAAATTCTATGCACGTTGAACGGTAAGGCAATGAATATCCGAAGCTATAAAGGCGGACTCTTCAAGCAAAAAATTCAAGACACGAACTACGTGTCGTTCAGGTCTGATAAAAACTCTCTCGAAGAGATAGGGTACAAAGGAGAAGTTGTGTGTTTCTCCGTACCAACTTCATTCTTACTTGTTCGCTACAAGGGATTCGCCTTTGTTTCCGGCAACTGCGAACTCATGACTCACCGCGTCTTCAGCCGGAACGCGTCGTCTTCACGGGCGATTCCCGTCGAGAAGATGATCGACTTCATTCTCGCAGACACGGCCCGACCGGTTCACTGGGGGAAAAACCAGCCCGGCATGCAGGCACGGGAAGAACACGACGAGGATGTTCCTGGAAGGGGGGAGGTAAATCAGGAGACAGGATACCAAGAATACGGTCGCCTGACCAGAGAAGAGGCGTGGAACTCAGCACGAGACGACGCGATCTCGTGGGCGCGTAGATTCCACGAGGCAGGATATCACAAGCAGATCGTCAACCGTCTTCTTGAGCCTTTTGTCCATATCAATGTCCTGGTGACGGCGACGGACTGGGACAATTTCTTCGAACTTCGCGCGCACCCCGATGCTCAGCCGGAGATACGCCTTCTTGCGCATCAGATCATGGACGCGATGGAAGCTTCGACTCCCAAGCGCCTGAATCCCGGCGAATGGCACCTCCCCTTCGTCACGTCACAGGACAAGATGAAGAAGTCTCATCACGCCTTCATGACAGGGATCGGGAAGGATGAAATCCTTCGAAGAATTTCCGCCGCGCGCTGTGCTCGGGTCAGCTACAAGACATTCGACGGGAAAGTCCCCTCGATCGAGGCAGACCTTAAGCTGTTCGACAAGCTCGCTTCTGGCAGGCCGCTACATGCTTCGCCTCTGGAGCACC
Protein-coding regions in this window:
- a CDS encoding FAD-dependent thymidylate synthase, with the protein product MTTISAEIVADSVAYYDEYPKVRSRITTVALKYPRFIHCFHPDTEFLSQIGDEYPRWRSFESIQEIGAKVAQYSPNGESLEFVYPYGAVKKQSSSLVVHKRKTFELAVTPEHRMFSLRRTTGNSWQPHVDTAIEWVGEYAAHRRIPQAGYLSEDSRSDVLKEEAALIAFYVADGHRPKTGNKVQFHFRKERKAEFVTRCLNTLGIEYTESRYDRDIVIKFDPPHWVDDCYCETEKKYPDFIWNMPSDVFCHFLEAVLLADGCVSNNEINTTSSIAANQLQILCTLNGKAMNIRSYKGGLFKQKIQDTNYVSFRSDKNSLEEIGYKGEVVCFSVPTSFLLVRYKGFAFVSGNCELMTHRVFSRNASSSRAIPVEKMIDFILADTARPVHWGKNQPGMQAREEHDEDVPGRGEVNQETGYQEYGRLTREEAWNSARDDAISWARRFHEAGYHKQIVNRLLEPFVHINVLVTATDWDNFFELRAHPDAQPEIRLLAHQIMDAMEASTPKRLNPGEWHLPFVTSQDKMKKSHHAFMTGIGKDEILRRISAARCARVSYKTFDGKVPSIEADLKLFDKLASGRPLHASPLEHQATPVIGHGLVEDPFTRENLFLTGDISANCRNFTDWMQYRAFWEAEVSRKEKGTEAIH